From Erigeron canadensis isolate Cc75 chromosome 8, C_canadensis_v1, whole genome shotgun sequence, one genomic window encodes:
- the LOC122610600 gene encoding transcription factor bHLH49-like produces the protein MFSGDQDTDHHFSSNTLFSSEQNHDFNFEVNNANSSFITDDNQFCYVSENSNHPNDQYHFISQETSHNINGCVAHEDATSLSYPIMANIGVVYDHGPTTDVYNENNANSSLLAQILSDYSMEEILSMREDVNNNIENSVDLSVPIITDAQVKRTPAKRKIINGMPESLDAIENKVNDEKLEENPKKKTRVSKDNKNKKKVQPKKKQKIMEANNVNVNENEIGVEDTTTNNVNNKGGVGNNAPIASSSSCSSEDDLNGGTTVNSNWKTRAGRGAATDPQSLYARKRRERINERLKVLQNLVPNGTKVDISTMLEEAVQYVKFLQLQIKLLSSDEMWMYAPIAYNGMDMGLYQKLQQS, from the exons ATGTTTTCTGGTGATCAAGATACCGATCATCATTTCTCGTCCAATACTTTGTTTTCAAGTGAACAAAATCATGACTTCAACTTTGAAGTTAACAATGCTAATTCATCATTCATCACCGACGATAATCAGTTTTGCTATGTTTCTGAAAATAGTAATCATCCTAATGATCAATACCATTTTATCTCTCAAGAAACTAGCCACAATATTAATGGTTGTGTTGCTCATGAGGATGCAACCTCTCTTTCCTATCCAATTATGGCCAATATTGGCGTCGTTTATGATCATGGGCCAACGACCGATGTTTATAACGAAAACAATGCCAACTCCTCATTACTAGCTCAAATTCTTTCCGATTACTCAATGGAAGAAATTCTATCCATGAGAGAAGATGTCAATAATAATATCGAAAATTCAGTTGATCTGTCGGTCCCAATAATAACCGATGCTCAAGTCAAGCGTACCCCTGCCAAGAGGAAGATTATTAATGGAATGCCTGAATCGCTAGATGCGATAGAAAACAAAGTCAACGACGAAAAACTTGAGGAAAATCCAAAGAAGAAAACTAGGGTTTCAAAAGATAAT AAAAATAAGAAGAAAGTGCAGCCTAAGAAGAAACAAAAGATCATGGAGGCTAATAATGTGAATGTGAATGAAAATGAGATTGGTGTAGAAGATACTACTACTAATAATGTTAATAACAAAGGAGGAGTTGGAAATAATGCACCTATTGCAAGCTCAAGTTCTTGTAGTTCTGAGGATGATTTGAACGGAGGCACTACGGTAAACTCAAATTGGAAAACTAGAGCTGGTAGAGGCGCGGCAACTGATCCTCAAAGCCTTTATGCAAGG AAAAGAAGAGAAAGGATTAATGAGAGATTGAAAGTCCTTCAAAACTTGGTACCAAATGGGACAAAGGTTGACATTAGCACAATGCTTGAAGAAGCTGTACAATATGTCaagttcttgcagcttcaaatTAAG TTGCTAAGCTCAGATGAGATGTGGATGTATGCTCCAATAGCTTACAATGGGATGGACATGGGTCTCTACCAGAAACTTCAACAATCTTGA